CCCAAAATACGTCAAGAACGTGCCCGAAATGCGGACACACATCAAAAAACAACAGAAAGACTCAAGCGAACTTCGCTTGTGTTGAATGCGACTACACTGCGAATGCAGATTTTGTGGGCGCTTTGAATATTTTGACGGCTGGGCAAGCCGTGTCAGCCTGTGGAGTGGGAAAGGCTCAAGCGCCCACGTTGAAGCAGGAACCCGCCAAAAGAGCCGTTTAACGACTCTGTTTGGAATCCTCGGCCTTCAGGCCGGGGAGGATGTCAAGACGCCAATGCTGCATTGCGGATAGCTTCTGTCTCCACAGGAGGAAGTTCGGCTTCAAGCTGGTTAAGAATCTGCATGGCGACATCTTTGTTTTGCGGTGATGTCGTGGAGTTTTGCCATTTGGTGAACCAGTAATATGCTGCTTTGGGATCGTTGGGGGCGCCTTCACCAAGATAATAAATTACCCCGAGATAATAGGCGGCATCATCAAGGCCGTTTTGGGCCGCCATGGCGAACCAGTTGACCGCCGCGATATAGTCGCGAGGAATGGCGCCTCCGAAATAGGTGAGGAGCCCCAACCTGAATTGCGCATCGCGTTGGCCATTCTTGGCGGCGAGCGTGTACCATTTGATGGCATTCGTGAAGTCACGTTGAGAAAAGAGGGTCACTCCAAGTTGGAATTGTGCTTCGCTATC
This genomic stretch from Desulfovibrio inopinatus DSM 10711 harbors:
- a CDS encoding zinc ribbon domain-containing protein; translated protein: QNTSRTCPKCGHTSKNNRKTQANFACVECDYTANADFVGALNILTAGQAVSACGVGKAQAPTLKQEPAKRAV
- a CDS encoding tetratricopeptide repeat protein, giving the protein MARFKAQHSRFGIRSTAFTGITTCIFLVAMGVLAPVGYDDNAPCLLDRQSVAMASCSPTSSHRTLSDLEKLENEARHGDSEAQFQLGVTLFSQRDFTNAIKWYTLAAKNGQRDAQFRLGLLTYFGGAIPRDYIAAVNWFAMAAQNGLDDAAYYLGVIYYLGEGAPNDPKAAYYWFTKWQNSTTSPQNKDVAMQILNQLEAELPPVETEAIRNAALAS